In Nocardia sputorum, a single genomic region encodes these proteins:
- a CDS encoding SDR family NAD(P)-dependent oxidoreductase — protein MSGIPERLEGKVAVVTGASRGIGKGIALELGAAGATVFVTGRSAAQGRLPGTVHATAAEIDAAGGVGIPFVCDHRDDDAVERLFELIRTEHGRLDVLVNNVYNSPAAARWLGKPFWEVPPAAWDESFDVGVRSHYVASYFAAPLLIESGGLIVNISSPGARRYMHNAVYGVAKSALDRLTADLAHNLAGTEVTVVSLWPGIVNTELLQLVPADADGRRLVTLPGEGTFDLGDAQTPRFTGRAVVALATDAGRRSRTGLPWPVADLAEYYGFTDIDGRIPRVD, from the coding sequence GTGAGCGGAATACCCGAGAGGCTCGAAGGCAAGGTCGCGGTGGTCACCGGCGCCAGCCGCGGCATCGGCAAGGGGATCGCGCTGGAACTCGGTGCGGCGGGCGCCACGGTGTTCGTCACCGGGCGCTCGGCGGCGCAGGGACGGCTACCCGGCACCGTACACGCCACGGCCGCGGAAATCGATGCCGCGGGCGGTGTCGGCATCCCGTTCGTGTGCGATCACCGCGACGACGACGCGGTGGAGCGGTTGTTCGAGCTGATCCGCACCGAGCACGGCAGACTGGACGTGCTGGTCAACAACGTCTACAACTCCCCCGCCGCGGCACGCTGGCTGGGCAAGCCGTTCTGGGAGGTGCCGCCCGCGGCGTGGGACGAGTCGTTCGACGTCGGCGTCCGATCCCATTACGTGGCGAGCTATTTCGCCGCACCGCTATTGATCGAATCGGGCGGGCTGATCGTCAACATCTCCTCGCCAGGGGCACGCAGATACATGCACAACGCCGTGTACGGCGTCGCGAAATCCGCTCTGGACCGGCTCACCGCCGACCTGGCGCACAACCTCGCCGGCACCGAGGTGACCGTGGTCTCGCTCTGGCCCGGCATCGTGAACACCGAACTGCTGCAACTGGTTCCGGCCGACGCCGACGGCAGGCGGCTGGTCACGCTGCCCGGGGAGGGCACCTTCGACCTCGGCGACGCGCAGACACCCCGTTTCACCGGCCGCGCCGTCGTAGCGCTCGCCACCGACGCCGGGCGGCGCTCGCGCACCGGATTGCCCTGGCCGGTGGCCGATCTCGCCGAGTACTACGGGTTCACCGACATCGACGGCCGCATTCCGCGCGTCGACTGA